In one Fundulus heteroclitus isolate FHET01 chromosome 3, MU-UCD_Fhet_4.1, whole genome shotgun sequence genomic region, the following are encoded:
- the LOC110367065 gene encoding E3 ubiquitin-protein ligase TRIM23-like, with translation MATSSNFLSDSQFQCSICLDLFTEPVSTPCGHTFCKDCLTRYRADNKECQCPLCKNKFNKDLKLSVNTTFRELVENFKKHHQMADVASSVKPWEVSCDLCPVRKRRAVKTCLVCLASFCETHLEPHLRVAALQRHELSNPVTDLEERICTEHNRLCEFFCLNDHVSFCALCTEHIHHHSVNLNETRVEPPHLWRRTGTEQKNNHAQKAGAKGKNKGKGRRAENGKADQGEPPQHFNGCDCMFHNPGIHGGKALFEFQVNGRDGCDLAAVRESALFAMPFPPNWDNCCIARFRIRKNASKIMVVVDYDNGLIIFHDLDNDILVCKPTGSRFNEKIVLCFIPSQFSHLNWVKGLTRGVQKIPLHVQHVLLLLGVFYIITCICKLFLF, from the coding sequence ATGGCCACATCCAGcaacttcctgtctgacagtcAGTTCCAATGCTCCATCTGTCTGGACCTCTTCACAGAGCCCGTCTCTACTCCATGTGGACACACCTTCTGCAAGGACTGTCTGACCAGGTACCGGGCAGACAACAAGGAATGTCAGTGTCCTCTGTGCAAAAATAAGTTCAACAAGGACCTCAAACTATCCGTCAACACCACATTCAGGGAACTTGTGGAGAATTTTAAGAAACACCACCAGATGGCTGACGTTGCATCCTCAGTAAAACCCTGGGAGGTATCATGTGACCTTTGTCCAGTGAGGAAGCGCAGGGCTGTAAAAACCTGCCTGGTGTGCTTAGCCTCGTTTTGTGAAACACATTTAGAGCCTCACCTGAGAGTGGCTGCCTTGCAAAGACACGAACTGTCAAATCCTGTTACCGACCTGGAGGAGAGAATATGTACGGAACACAACCGGCTTTGCgagttcttctgcctgaatGATCACGTTTCTTTTTGTGCCCTGTGCACAGAACATATTCATCACCACAGCGTCAACTTGAATGAAACACGTGTGGAGCCACCTCACCTTTGGAGGAGGACAGGGactgaacagaaaaataacCATGCACAGAAAGCAGGGGCAAAGGGCAAAAACAAGGGCAAAGGTAGAAGAGCAGAGAATGGGAAGGCTGATCAAGGGGAGCCCCCACAACATTTTAATGGATGTGACTGTATGTTTCATAATCCAGGCATCCATGGAGGAAAAGCTCTTTTTGAGTTTCAAGTCAACGGAAGGGACGGCTGTGATTTAGCAGCAGTTAGAGAGTCCGCTTTATTTGCCATGCCATTCCCACCAAATTGGGACAACTGTTGCATTGCAAGGTTTAGAATTAGGAAAAACGCTTCTAAAATAATGGTGGTAGTAGATTATGATAATGGCCTCATAATCTTTCATGATCTAGACAATGACATCCTGGTTTGCAAACCTACAGGCAGTCGATTCAATGAGAAAATCGTACTGTGCTTCATCCCCAGCCAATTTAGTCATTTAAACTGGGTGAAGGGCTTAACAAGAGGAGTTCAGAAGATACCACTTCATGTACAGCATGTCTTATTGCTGCTTGGCGTGTTTTATATAATTACATGCATTtgcaagttatttttattttaa
- the LOC118557486 gene encoding uncharacterized protein LOC118557486 has product MVASSNFLSDSQFQCSICLDLFTEPVSTPCGHTFCKDCLTRYRADNKECQCPLCKKKFNKDLKLSVDTTFKEVVENFRKHHQMPDVASSVKPWEVSCDFCPARKRKAVKTCLVCLASFCETHLEPHLRVAALQRHELSNPVTDLEERICTEHNRLCEFFCLNDHVSFCALCTEHIHHHSVNLNETRVEPPHLWRRTGTEQKNNHAQKAGAKGKNKGKGRRAEKGKASHSDPGIHGGKALSEIQVNGKDGCDLAAVRASALVAMRTGSNQDKHCIAKFRIRKNTSKILVVVDYDNGLIIFLDPHNNIQVYKPTGRRFNEKIVLCLVTSQFNAEVKEFVYANNFPPSPHLQ; this is encoded by the exons ATGGTCGCATCCAGcaacttcctgtctgacagtcAGTTCCAATGCTCCATCTGTCTGGACCTCTTCACAGAGCCCGTCTCTACTCCATGTGGACACACCTTCTGCAAGGACTGTCTGACCAGGTACCGGGCAGACAACAAGGAATGTCAGTGTCCTCTGTGCAAAAAGAAGTTCAACAAGGACCTCAAACTATCCGTCGACACCACATTCAAGGAGGTTGTGGAGAATTTTAGGAAACATCACCAGATGCCTGACGTTGCATCCTCAGTAAAACCCTGGGAGGTATCATGTGACTTTTGTCCAGCGAGGAAGCGCAAGGCCGTAAAAACCTGCCTGGTGTGCTTAGCCTCGTTTTGTGAAACACATTTAGAGCCTCACCTGAGAGTGGCTGCCTTGCAAAGACACGAACTGTCAAATCCTGTTACCGACCTGGAGGAGAGAATATGCACGGAGCACAACCGGCTTTGCGAGTTCTTCTGCTTGAATGATCACGTTTCTTTTTGTGCCCTGTGCACAGAACATATTCATCACCACAGTGTCAACTTGAATGAAACACGTGTGGAGCCACCTCACCTTTGGAGGAGGACAGGGactgaacagaaaaataacCATGCACAGAAAGCAGGGGCAAAGGGCAAAAACAAGGGCAAAGGTAGAAGAGCAGAGAAGGGGAAGGCTTCCCATTCTGATCCAGGCATCCATGGAGGAAAAGCTCTTTCTGAGATTCAAGTCAACGGAAAGGATGGCTGTGATTTAGCAGCAGTTAGAGCGTCCGCTTTAGTTGCCATGAGAACCGGGTCGAACCAGGACAAACACTGCATTGCAAAGTTTAGGATTAGGAAAAACACTTCTAAAATACTGGTGGTAGTAGATTATGATAATGGTCTTATAATCTTTCTTGATCCACACAATAACATCCAGGTGTATAAACCTACAGGCCGTCGATTCAATGAGAAAATCGTACTGTGCCTCGTCACCAGCCAATTTA atgccgaagtgaaggaattCGTCTAtgccaacaacttccctccttcaccACACCTTCAGTGA
- the LOC118557484 gene encoding E3 ubiquitin/ISG15 ligase TRIM25-like, producing the protein MVASSNFLSDSQFQCSICLDLFTEPVSTPCGHTFCKDCLTRYRADNKECHCPLCKNKFNKDLKLSVNTTFREVVENFRKHHKMADVASSVKPWEVSCDFCPARKRRAVKTCLVCLASFCETHLEPHLRVAALQRHELSNPVTDLEERICTEHNRLCEFFCLNDHVSFCALCTEHIHHHSVRLNETCVEPPHLWRRTGTEQKNNQAQKAGAKGKNKGKGRRAEKGKASHSDPGIHGGKALSEIQVNGKDGYAEVKEFVNANNFPPSPHLR; encoded by the exons ATGGTCGCATCCAGCAATTTCCTGTCTGACAGTCAGTTCCAATGCTCCATCTGTCTGGACCTCTTCACAGAGCCCGTCTCTACTCCATGTGGACACACCTTCTGCAAGGACTGTCTGACCAGGTACCGGGCAGACAACAAGGAATGTCACTGTCCTCTGTGCAAAAATAAGTTCAACAAGGACCTCAAACTATCCGTCAATACCACATTCAGGGAGGTTGTGGAGAATTTTAGGAAACATCACAAGATGGCTGACGTTGCATCCTCAGTAAAACCCTGGGAGGTATCATGTGACTTTTGTCCAGCGAGGAAGCGCAGGGCCGTAAAAACCTGCCTGGTGTGCTTAGCCTCGTTTTGTGAAACACATTTAGAGCCTCACCTGAGAGTGGCTGCCTTGCAAAGACACGAACTGTCAAATCCTGTTACCGACCTGGAGGAGAGAATATGCACGGAACACAACCGGCTTTGCGAGTTCTTCTGCTTGAATGATCACGTTTCTTTTTGTGCCCTGTGCACAGAACATATTCATCACCACAGCGTCAGGTTGAATGAAACATGTGTGGAGCCACCTCACCTTTGGAGGAGGACAGGGactgaacagaaaaataacCAAGCACAGAAAGCAGGGGCAAAGGGCAAAAACAAGGGCAAAGGTAGAAGAGCAGAGAAGGGGAAGGCTTCCCATTCTGATCCAGGCATCCATGGAGGAAAAGCTCTTTCTGAGATTCAAGTCAACGGAAAGGACGGCT atgccgaagtgaaggaattCGTCAAtgccaacaacttccctccttcaccACACCTTcggtga